One window from the genome of Bacillus weihaiensis encodes:
- a CDS encoding helix-turn-helix domain-containing protein has product MAIIIHIDVMLAKRKMSVTELTEQVGITMANLSILKNGKAKAVRFSTLEAICKALDCQPGDILEYVPDDKE; this is encoded by the coding sequence ATGGCGATTATTATTCATATTGACGTCATGTTGGCGAAACGAAAAATGAGTGTTACAGAACTAACTGAACAAGTTGGAATTACTATGGCGAATCTGTCTATCTTAAAAAACGGGAAAGCGAAGGCCGTTCGTTTTTCCACCTTAGAAGCCATATGTAAAGCTTTAGATTGCCAACCAGGTGATATTTTGGAATATGTCCCCGATGATAAGGAGTAA
- a CDS encoding glycosyltransferase gives MRVPESNRRLDWHSQNMLLSQTIEHSSNVKNTYMKPRIVAFIPAHNEEKSIRDCLAGIGDQKLPEGVELDVFVIADNCSDNTAEKALDAGAEFNLNLYVLKTKNNKQRKVGALNHAWKNIYGDHLDIYFEDLTPYQKIYKQSIKAILGMDADSRLAPKALMYMWEGLMSARNIGGVMAKYTMRMPKKKSTLSKDDVHYEEKLASGEYGGFLARWWTHQQKQDMASWLLDLQYNGGSTYVLGGQATLFRPEALQNIVDENKLDGPWQDESDVEDMLLTWQLQKSNWKTLISPKARCFVDSMRSYHTFRQQRNKWQSGTVGLLTSKDIGVKTKHLGKIWRSQLKSMMNLLIRVLFLLLLVVSIATDQFQWSWIWLTPIVVASILNTILAIKTPMNRPIDVLLAALLISPEIYLWVNLVTFVHVWLDRFSATKKDGWANQYKAEAGITRSKIVHLLLILTIITMSVVFLCIYYQDFLTSSTMQMATQPYLIMGWTVLTYITVFATLQMVYQIWTLRANYSA, from the coding sequence ATGCGAGTGCCAGAAAGCAATCGACGGTTGGATTGGCATAGTCAAAATATGTTACTATCTCAGACAATAGAGCATAGTTCTAATGTGAAAAACACGTATATGAAACCAAGAATTGTAGCTTTCATACCTGCACACAATGAAGAAAAGTCAATAAGAGATTGTTTAGCAGGCATTGGGGATCAAAAGTTGCCAGAAGGGGTAGAGCTTGATGTATTTGTCATAGCTGATAATTGCTCAGACAACACGGCCGAAAAGGCATTGGACGCTGGGGCAGAGTTTAACTTGAATTTATATGTGCTAAAAACCAAGAATAATAAACAACGGAAAGTAGGTGCTTTGAACCACGCTTGGAAAAATATTTATGGTGATCATCTTGATATTTATTTTGAAGATCTTACCCCTTATCAGAAGATATACAAGCAGTCGATTAAAGCGATATTAGGAATGGATGCTGATAGTCGATTAGCTCCTAAAGCTCTTATGTATATGTGGGAAGGGCTCATGAGTGCTCGAAATATCGGTGGCGTTATGGCTAAGTACACGATGCGGATGCCAAAGAAGAAAAGCACCTTATCAAAAGATGATGTGCACTATGAAGAAAAGCTTGCAAGTGGTGAGTATGGAGGCTTTTTGGCACGTTGGTGGACACATCAGCAAAAACAAGATATGGCAAGCTGGCTGCTTGATCTTCAATACAATGGTGGTAGTACGTACGTATTAGGTGGTCAAGCGACGTTGTTTCGACCTGAAGCTCTCCAAAATATAGTAGATGAAAATAAATTAGATGGACCGTGGCAGGATGAAAGTGATGTTGAGGATATGTTGCTTACATGGCAGCTCCAAAAATCAAATTGGAAAACGCTCATTAGTCCGAAAGCGCGTTGTTTTGTCGATTCGATGAGGAGTTATCATACATTTAGACAGCAGCGGAATAAGTGGCAATCTGGAACAGTTGGTTTGTTGACAAGTAAAGATATCGGTGTAAAAACAAAGCATTTAGGAAAGATTTGGAGATCTCAGCTGAAATCCATGATGAACTTACTAATCAGGGTCTTATTTCTTCTTTTATTAGTAGTGTCGATAGCCACAGATCAATTTCAATGGTCTTGGATTTGGTTAACTCCGATTGTTGTTGCTTCCATATTAAATACTATATTAGCGATAAAGACTCCAATGAATCGGCCAATCGACGTTTTGTTGGCAGCGCTGCTTATCAGTCCAGAAATATATTTATGGGTAAATTTGGTTACGTTTGTGCATGTGTGGCTAGATCGTTTTTCCGCTACAAAAAAAGATGGATGGGCGAACCAATACAAGGCAGAAGCAGGTATAACAAGGAGTAAAATTGTACATCTTCTTCTTATTTTAACTATTATCACTATGTCAGTTGTATTTTTGTGTATTTATTATCAAGATTTTTTAACGAGCAGTACCATGCAAATGGCCACTCAACCGTATTTAATAATGGGATGGACAGTCTTAACTTATATAACAGTATTTGCTACTCTGCAAATGGTTTACCAAATATGGACGTTACGTGCGAACTATAGTGCGTAA
- a CDS encoding VOC family protein, with protein sequence MIEYRGIHHVSLAVTNLEKSKNFYGDILGFQEIVRPNFGFPGAWYQIGHQQVHLIQYEDAQTIRQSDELNSREGHLAIRVKDYDQALAYLKEKGVKIKENPRSKSGFAQIFCMDPDRNLIEMNVNQAQLK encoded by the coding sequence TTGATCGAGTATAGAGGAATTCATCATGTTAGCTTAGCTGTAACAAATCTTGAAAAATCAAAGAATTTTTATGGTGACATATTAGGGTTTCAAGAAATTGTCCGACCAAATTTCGGCTTTCCGGGTGCCTGGTATCAAATTGGTCACCAGCAAGTACACCTTATTCAATACGAAGATGCGCAAACGATTAGACAGTCGGACGAGCTTAATTCACGAGAAGGTCATTTGGCTATTCGTGTAAAGGATTATGATCAGGCATTAGCTTATTTAAAGGAAAAGGGAGTCAAGATTAAGGAGAACCCAAGGAGTAAGAGTGGATTTGCTCAGATTTTCTGTATGGATCCTGATCGAAATTTAATTGAAATGAATGTTAATCAAGCACAGTTAAAGTAA
- a CDS encoding DUF3949 domain-containing protein translates to MLKIFLGMIGVYLLLSLALLPVQYKYLSALREKEMVNKQAGKTQGDMYDKMNTGDLFLHENAQGNPLFLLANILASILIRIKHR, encoded by the coding sequence GTGTTGAAGATTTTCCTTGGAATGATAGGTGTTTATCTCCTTCTTTCCTTAGCGCTACTTCCTGTACAGTATAAGTATTTAAGCGCTTTAAGGGAAAAGGAAATGGTTAATAAGCAAGCAGGTAAAACTCAAGGCGACATGTATGATAAAATGAATACTGGGGATTTATTCCTGCATGAAAACGCGCAAGGAAACCCATTATTCTTACTGGCAAATATTCTAGCGAGTATCCTCATCCGTATTAAACATAGATAA
- a CDS encoding DUF2500 domain-containing protein — MYDPFFMEPSFASLFIGLIFIFIVSVIIFNVARGVKEYTKNEQSPRLSVPAEVKAKRTKVRSAGQNHHSSTSYYVTFEFSSGDRSELKVSGKEFGQLAEGDVGILTFQGTRYVEFERQIVE, encoded by the coding sequence ATGTACGATCCGTTTTTTATGGAACCATCATTTGCATCTTTATTTATTGGACTTATCTTTATTTTTATCGTTAGTGTTATTATCTTCAACGTTGCTAGAGGGGTAAAGGAATACACTAAAAATGAACAGTCACCTAGACTTTCTGTACCTGCTGAAGTAAAAGCTAAGAGAACAAAAGTAAGATCTGCTGGGCAAAATCATCATTCTTCAACGTCTTACTATGTAACATTTGAATTTTCAAGTGGTGATCGAAGTGAATTAAAAGTGTCTGGAAAAGAATTCGGTCAGCTGGCTGAAGGGGACGTGGGAATTCTTACGTTTCAAGGTACACGCTATGTAGAATTCGAGAGACAAATTGTTGAATAA
- a CDS encoding MDR family MFS transporter: MKFNDLHPNIKIRIMTEFFTDITQMAILPFMAIYFSSYVGAGLAGILLMINILLSIMVGLYSGFLADRIGRKKMLISAQAIQIFALLVMTVVNSPWLTSVWITYAMFIVSNISSSLIGPAASAMIIDVSTEKERPYIYGLGYWTGNIAIALGALLGGLFFEKYKMMLFVMFLFVSIVTLFIIIFFIKETFTFTRDKSETKPSIKTGLIRNYLNVLNDRGFMLFIVATICIMSLEFQLDKYVAVRLKEQFEAELFTFTITGVNMFSIIMLINTITIVFATLQLSKWLGQFNAKKVLTIGLLIYSISFTSFAYSNSFSLLILAAFFFTFGELMYSPIRQTILASIVNEQRRASYMAVDNLAYHVATLIGSIGLSLGALLPSEGMALLYLGLGLCGLVCYRIALSMKEEKEVRVDTQKESVL, translated from the coding sequence ATGAAATTTAACGATTTGCACCCAAATATTAAGATACGAATCATGACAGAGTTCTTCACCGATATTACACAAATGGCAATACTTCCGTTCATGGCCATCTATTTCAGTAGCTATGTTGGGGCTGGATTGGCTGGTATCCTCTTAATGATTAATATCTTACTTTCTATTATGGTTGGTCTATATTCAGGTTTTCTTGCTGACCGAATTGGAAGAAAGAAAATGCTTATTAGTGCGCAAGCTATACAAATTTTTGCCTTATTGGTCATGACGGTTGTAAATTCACCTTGGTTAACATCAGTCTGGATCACATATGCAATGTTTATTGTAAGTAATATAAGCTCAAGTCTGATTGGACCCGCAGCTAGTGCCATGATTATTGACGTTAGCACAGAAAAAGAACGTCCATACATATATGGTTTAGGCTATTGGACTGGCAACATTGCCATTGCCTTAGGAGCATTACTTGGTGGGTTATTCTTTGAAAAGTATAAAATGATGTTATTTGTCATGTTTTTATTTGTAAGCATCGTAACCCTTTTCATCATTATTTTCTTTATTAAAGAAACATTTACTTTTACACGAGATAAAAGTGAAACAAAGCCTTCTATTAAAACTGGCTTAATTCGTAATTATCTTAATGTGTTAAACGATAGAGGCTTCATGCTTTTTATTGTCGCAACCATTTGTATTATGTCCCTTGAATTTCAACTCGATAAGTATGTAGCAGTACGATTAAAAGAACAATTTGAAGCTGAGCTTTTCACTTTTACAATCACAGGTGTCAATATGTTTAGTATCATTATGCTCATTAATACAATCACCATTGTTTTCGCCACACTTCAGCTCTCAAAATGGCTAGGGCAATTTAATGCTAAAAAAGTCTTAACAATTGGACTCCTTATTTATTCCATTAGTTTTACATCTTTTGCTTATAGTAATTCTTTTTCTTTGCTCATACTCGCTGCCTTTTTCTTTACGTTTGGTGAGCTCATGTATTCCCCGATCCGGCAAACAATCTTAGCTAGCATTGTAAATGAACAGAGACGAGCTTCTTATATGGCAGTTGATAATCTTGCCTACCATGTAGCAACTTTAATCGGAAGTATTGGTCTTTCCTTAGGCGCACTATTACCCTCTGAAGGAATGGCTCTTCTATATTTAGGATTAGGTTTGTGTGGACTCGTTTGTTATCGTATAGCTTTGTCAATGAAGGAAGAAAAGGAAGTACGTGTTGATACTCAAAAAGAAAGTGTCTTATGA
- a CDS encoding YndM family protein — translation MRHSTVLVIKFITCLIAFAIGLDLFFNATFIEILSFSLFVTFATYLVGELVILPQLGRRAAAVVDFFLTYLSVWVFGSILFESYLQVAWGSIISATLITVGEIVVHLLIEERGPATRYFENHHAPVKPHLAFGTEFAEDENVRNSIKNSSNQGKK, via the coding sequence ATGAGACATTCTACAGTATTAGTTATAAAATTCATTACTTGTCTTATTGCATTTGCAATTGGTTTAGATTTATTTTTTAACGCAACATTTATTGAAATTCTTTCCTTTAGTTTATTCGTCACGTTTGCTACATACCTTGTGGGCGAGCTCGTCATATTACCACAGCTAGGTAGACGTGCCGCTGCCGTTGTTGATTTCTTTCTCACCTACTTAAGTGTTTGGGTATTCGGGAGTATTCTATTTGAAAGCTATTTACAAGTGGCTTGGGGGAGTATTATTTCCGCTACGCTCATTACAGTAGGTGAAATCGTTGTCCATCTTTTAATAGAGGAAAGAGGACCTGCTACACGTTATTTTGAAAACCACCACGCTCCAGTAAAGCCTCATTTAGCTTTTGGAACTGAATTTGCAGAAGATGAAAATGTGAGAAATTCAATAAAAAACTCTTCAAATCAAGGAAAGAAATAA
- a CDS encoding DUF4097 family beta strand repeat-containing protein, translated as MKKWLFVLFFGGGLLFLMLSYQSWPVFGEQETEAKLSEAIELIDIDISGASTTILPTNQDSLSAELDGKGKVSFQEDKDSIKIEFKDDRWFNFLHLFGKSHLTIYLPEKYHNDLSLEIGSGSVKMNESEVELKTLEVEVSSGHIELAHLKADTFHVAGSSGNIQVDNVATEIGTIEMKSGNVDVKDYSGGLIADLSSGKLEVEFTSLTDDIELGVKSGYALMDLPQHANFTIDAEIGSGTITTNFDLTDSKEDKHSFRGTHGSGEHEIKVDVSSGTVKIQ; from the coding sequence ATGAAAAAGTGGCTTTTTGTTTTATTTTTTGGAGGTGGACTTCTTTTCTTAATGCTTTCATATCAATCATGGCCAGTTTTTGGAGAACAGGAAACAGAAGCTAAGCTGTCTGAGGCTATTGAGCTTATTGATATTGACATATCTGGGGCAAGTACAACCATTTTGCCAACAAATCAAGATTCACTTTCAGCTGAGCTAGATGGGAAAGGCAAAGTATCTTTTCAGGAAGATAAAGATTCTATTAAAATAGAATTCAAAGACGATAGATGGTTTAATTTTCTACATCTTTTTGGGAAAAGTCACCTTACTATTTATTTGCCAGAAAAATATCATAATGACCTGTCCCTTGAAATTGGCTCAGGTAGTGTCAAAATGAATGAAAGTGAAGTAGAACTCAAAACACTTGAAGTAGAAGTTAGCTCAGGCCATATCGAATTAGCACACCTGAAAGCAGATACATTTCACGTAGCCGGATCATCAGGCAATATACAAGTTGACAATGTGGCAACAGAAATCGGCACAATCGAAATGAAATCTGGTAATGTAGATGTGAAAGACTATTCAGGCGGACTCATTGCTGATCTCTCTTCTGGCAAGTTGGAGGTTGAGTTTACTTCACTTACAGATGATATTGAATTAGGAGTAAAATCTGGATATGCACTCATGGACCTCCCACAACATGCTAACTTTACGATTGATGCAGAAATTGGCAGTGGAACTATAACAACAAACTTCGATCTTACAGATTCAAAAGAAGATAAACATTCTTTTCGGGGAACTCATGGATCGGGAGAGCACGAAATAAAGGTAGATGTTTCGAGTGGAACAGTGAAAATACAATAA
- a CDS encoding DUF3231 family protein — MTSAFEAITAVFKTYIDNEPKPPLHVGEVMDLWTAYTAFQEAQSLYQVGLNTTTNSDLVHILQKALEGSSSDTKNIETLLKNEGIPLPRANPSKPTTKPQAVPEGVKLTDDEISNLVSVKIATAITFCAQAGSKSIRTDVGMLFFSMQLGLIKFALPLKNVMKEHGWLRVPPAFQSAGSPE; from the coding sequence ATGACAAGTGCGTTCGAAGCAATAACAGCTGTATTTAAGACATACATAGACAACGAACCGAAACCCCCGTTACATGTAGGGGAAGTAATGGATTTATGGACTGCGTATACAGCTTTCCAAGAAGCTCAATCCCTTTATCAAGTAGGGCTTAATACGACGACAAACTCTGATTTAGTTCATATTTTACAAAAAGCACTAGAAGGTAGCTCATCCGATACAAAAAATATAGAAACGTTACTTAAAAATGAAGGTATTCCTTTGCCTAGGGCTAATCCCAGTAAACCAACTACAAAGCCACAGGCTGTTCCAGAAGGTGTTAAGTTAACTGATGATGAGATATCAAATTTAGTTTCGGTAAAAATAGCGACAGCCATTACATTTTGTGCTCAAGCAGGAAGCAAATCTATTCGAACAGATGTTGGAATGCTCTTTTTCTCTATGCAATTAGGCTTAATTAAATTTGCTTTACCCTTAAAAAATGTCATGAAGGAACACGGTTGGCTTAGAGTGCCACCAGCTTTTCAATCAGCAGGATCACCTGAGTAA
- a CDS encoding DUF2254 domain-containing protein: MINRLFFTIKNSVWLLPALFSISAIILAMFVSWADQTIDMDNSFISEFLSIDNSLAKTIISTIAGSLLTMTTITFSTIMVVLTTYSSQFSPRTLQNFIKDSVTMRVLGIFIGGFVYSIFALLLMSKDSKSYILATSISVLVASICVGLFAYFIHHVASSVRVSKLIEKLSTDVLETISKKEKNIEKNDYIKLSSTLVPYTLYSPGFKVVNKEFGYIQLLNAKGLYEFACEKECVIDVHHPIGSFLSEGTCWCTIYSQEEDHIPQVEEAITVGNERTTMQDIQFGLLKLSEVALRAISPGINDPNTAIDCIKHLGLCLKAASKMDSPYLVYHDEKGIVRLRLPQRSFDELIRSSFYQICHYGREDISIVIALYDALFDVTVGNKQSIIHKCLEFSEYIEEKIDLQSFPTIDQQLVQIRKKRLQENVIK; encoded by the coding sequence GTGATTAATCGATTGTTTTTTACGATAAAAAATAGTGTATGGCTCTTACCTGCGCTTTTTTCCATTAGTGCCATTATATTGGCAATGTTTGTTTCATGGGCCGATCAGACCATTGATATGGATAATAGCTTTATAAGCGAATTTTTATCAATTGACAATAGCCTAGCGAAAACAATTATATCAACTATAGCTGGCTCACTTTTAACGATGACAACCATTACTTTCTCTACAATTATGGTCGTTCTGACGACGTATTCATCACAGTTCTCTCCTAGAACCTTGCAAAATTTCATTAAGGATTCTGTAACAATGCGTGTTTTAGGAATTTTCATCGGAGGATTTGTTTATTCTATTTTTGCATTATTGCTTATGAGTAAAGATTCCAAAAGCTACATTTTGGCAACTTCAATTAGTGTTTTGGTTGCCAGTATATGCGTAGGTCTATTTGCTTATTTTATTCACCATGTTGCATCATCAGTAAGAGTTAGTAAATTAATTGAGAAGCTTTCAACGGATGTCTTAGAGACGATCTCTAAGAAGGAGAAGAATATCGAAAAAAATGATTACATAAAGCTAAGCTCAACCCTTGTTCCTTATACATTATATAGTCCAGGATTTAAAGTAGTTAATAAGGAGTTTGGATATATTCAACTTTTAAATGCTAAAGGGTTATATGAATTTGCGTGTGAGAAGGAGTGTGTAATAGATGTACATCATCCTATCGGTAGTTTTTTATCGGAAGGAACATGCTGGTGTACGATTTACTCACAGGAGGAAGATCATATCCCTCAAGTGGAGGAAGCAATAACAGTAGGGAACGAGCGAACGACGATGCAGGATATACAATTTGGTTTATTAAAGCTTTCAGAGGTTGCATTACGTGCCATTTCACCTGGTATTAATGATCCGAATACGGCGATTGACTGTATAAAACATTTAGGACTATGCTTGAAGGCTGCTAGTAAAATGGATAGTCCTTATCTTGTTTACCATGATGAAAAAGGAATCGTTAGATTAAGACTACCTCAACGTTCATTTGACGAGTTAATAAGATCTTCTTTTTATCAAATTTGCCATTATGGTAGGGAAGACATTTCAATAGTTATTGCTTTATATGATGCACTATTTGATGTAACTGTAGGCAACAAACAATCAATTATTCACAAATGTCTAGAATTTAGTGAGTATATAGAAGAAAAAATAGATCTTCAATCATTTCCTACCATTGATCAGCAGCTAGTACAGATTCGTAAAAAAAGATTACAAGAGAATGTAATTAAGTAA